Proteins found in one Bacillus subtilis subsp. subtilis str. 168 genomic segment:
- the yizD gene encoding hypothetical protein (Evidence 4: Unknown function but conserved in other organisms), whose product MMSTLISIVCIAVFFCLNILGMMHMLPLYITSPLLFLSILFTLYRLNHRKTFKGF is encoded by the coding sequence ATGATGTCTACTTTGATCTCAATTGTGTGCATTGCTGTTTTTTTCTGCTTGAATATCTTAGGCATGATGCATATGCTGCCGCTTTATATTACCTCTCCTCTGCTGTTTCTGTCTATTTTGTTTACCCTCTACCGCTTGAATCACCGGAAAACCTTTAAAGGGTTTTAA
- the spxH gene encoding thiol management effector of SpxA degradation (Evidence 1a: Function from experimental evidences in the studied strain; PubMedId: 17293416, 17908206, 21378193, 22194450, 24942655, 25353645, 27191337, 22720735; Product type f: factor) produces the protein MTNYQHELYFAHCHGHPKKPLEIYMFVDPLCPECWSLEPVIKKLKIRYGRFFTLRIIASASLTALNKKRKKHLLAEAWEKIASRSGMSCDGNVWFEQDQPLSSPYMAALAFKAAELQGRKAGMQFLRNMQESLFVSKKNITDENVLLEIAENTSLDLEEFKKDLHSQSAVKALQCDMKIAAEMDVSVNPTLTFFNTQHEDEGLKVPGSYSYDVYEEILFEMLGDEPKPSETPPLECFIEYFRFVASKEIALVYDLSLEEVEKEMKKLAFAKKVAKVEAKHGMFWKSLSTYSDEYQSCEK, from the coding sequence TTGACAAACTATCAGCATGAGCTATACTTCGCCCATTGCCACGGTCATCCAAAAAAACCGCTTGAAATTTATATGTTTGTAGACCCTTTATGTCCTGAATGCTGGTCCTTAGAGCCCGTCATCAAAAAGCTGAAAATCAGATACGGACGTTTTTTCACCTTACGCATTATCGCTTCCGCAAGCCTTACCGCTTTAAATAAAAAGCGAAAAAAGCATCTTCTCGCAGAAGCATGGGAAAAGATCGCGAGCCGCTCTGGCATGTCATGTGACGGCAATGTCTGGTTCGAACAGGATCAGCCGCTTTCATCGCCTTATATGGCTGCTCTCGCTTTTAAAGCAGCCGAACTGCAAGGACGAAAAGCCGGCATGCAATTTCTCAGAAATATGCAGGAGAGCCTATTTGTTTCAAAGAAAAATATTACGGATGAAAACGTGCTTTTGGAGATTGCTGAAAATACAAGTCTCGATCTTGAAGAATTCAAAAAAGATCTGCATTCTCAAAGCGCGGTCAAGGCGCTTCAATGTGACATGAAAATTGCTGCCGAGATGGATGTTTCTGTTAATCCGACACTGACGTTTTTTAATACGCAGCATGAGGATGAAGGGCTTAAAGTTCCTGGCAGCTACTCATATGATGTATATGAAGAAATTTTATTTGAGATGCTTGGCGACGAGCCGAAGCCGTCGGAAACACCGCCTTTAGAATGTTTTATTGAATATTTCCGCTTCGTTGCCTCGAAGGAAATTGCTCTTGTATATGACCTGAGCCTTGAAGAGGTAGAAAAAGAAATGAAAAAACTGGCGTTTGCTAAAAAGGTTGCCAAAGTGGAAGCCAAACACGGAATGTTTTGGAAGTCTCTCAGCACTTATTCTGATGAATATCAATCATGTGAAAAATAG
- the yjbI gene encoding putative thiol management oxidoreductase component (Evidence 3: Putative function from multiple computational evidences; PubMedId: 15866723, 17293416; Product type e: enzyme), producing the protein MGQSFNAPYEAIGEELLSQLVDTFYERVASHPLLKPIFPSDLTETARKQKQFLTQYLGGPPLYTEEHGHPMLRARHLPFPITNERADAWLSCMKDAMDHVGLEGEIREFLFGRLELTARHMVNQTEAEDRSS; encoded by the coding sequence ATGGGACAATCGTTTAACGCACCTTATGAAGCGATTGGAGAGGAACTTCTATCGCAACTTGTTGATACTTTTTATGAGCGTGTCGCGTCTCATCCTTTGCTGAAGCCGATTTTTCCAAGCGATTTGACAGAAACCGCCAGGAAACAGAAGCAATTCTTAACTCAGTATTTAGGCGGGCCTCCTCTTTATACTGAGGAACACGGCCATCCTATGCTCAGAGCAAGGCATCTTCCCTTTCCAATTACAAACGAGAGAGCTGATGCGTGGCTCAGCTGTATGAAGGACGCAATGGACCATGTAGGGCTGGAGGGCGAAATTCGTGAGTTTTTGTTTGGCCGGCTGGAGTTGACAGCAAGGCATATGGTGAATCAAACGGAAGCGGAGGATCGATCATCTTGA